In the Pelmatolapia mariae isolate MD_Pm_ZW linkage group LG10_11, Pm_UMD_F_2, whole genome shotgun sequence genome, GCTTATATATCGACACATATAAAATtggcagttttttgttttgttgttgttttttttaagtgggcaTTCAAGCGGAGTTGTGCTCTGAAAGTAGTAACGAACTTGTTCAGGAGACGGACCGCTGTCCGCCTTCATTAGCTACAGACACAACACCGACAGAATTCTGCTGTTATAGTGAACTCACTGTTTGCGAGCCTTTATAGTTCACTTTGAGCCTATATGGACAGTCTTTACATGGTGATACTTCAGTTAATCCTGTAATCGTATGCTACCAAAATAAACGGTAGGTGGTGGTAGTGAGCACACCTAGGATATTCTCAAAGTTGGATACTTTAAAAGTCTGGCTGGATGtcctgcatttttaaatatgatTGGGTCCAAACCCCAGAGATCTGTGTTATGGCCCCTTAAAAACAATATGTAAGGGTATTAAACTGTATTATACACTCACAGTTAGCGTTGTTACACATGAAGAAAGTGAGATTCACCAAACAAATCTCTCATCAGCTCACCCACAAATACATGGAATAATAATTTGTGTGCATTATAATTCTTTCCacagaaaaatatttgattACTGTCAATATTTGATTACTGTGATTcttaaaatttcattttaatgcatGGTCGAATTTAATAACGTTGTAGCCTctttgtaggtttttttttttttttgcctgtatatttaattatgtatttatttgattatgtttttatatttgcagCACATTTCGGTACTTTCAAAATTTGCAGTGTCTGTGCTGTTAAATGAGTAAAATTGTTTTCTAAATTTTCATGTAATTAAAGTTGTGACGTGTTGAGCTCTCAGGGCTGCTGTGTAGGGAATGTCCATCCATGGTGAATCCATGGATGGACATTCCCTATCCAGGGTGAAGGTGAGCTATCAAAGAAAAGTAATGAGCACAAAAGTGCTAAATTTCAACTTAAATATAACATAATTACAATGGAATTAATGAAAGTAGACTGCATTGTGAATATTTAAAACTAAGcacacccttactgcttccataggaattaagaagGTGAGCAGCTGTTAGGTGCCACTAATTAAATGCACTTAATTAACTGATCATTAGCAAGTGTCATCACCTTTGAAAAGCAGACGTTTTGTCAGTTTTTTGGTCTGGAGCCTTTTGCTGTGTGGTAAAACAATGCCAAGGAGTAGATGTCCTAGAAAATTCACCCCATGGTCAGACTAGATCAAGCTAAAGCTGGGCTCAAACTGTGTCATGCAACAGGAccatgatcccaagcacagcaggaAATCTACGAGAGAATGACTGaataagaaaagaataaaagtgtTGCAATGAGCCAAAGTCAACACCTCAGCCTTATGGAAACGCTGTGGTGGGACGTTAATAAAGCTGTGCATTAACAAAGCCCTGCAAAAACCTCAGTGAATTGAAATTTCTCTATAGTGATGTGAGAGCctgataaagtcacacagaaaatctttactttaagttattgctgctaaaggtggatCATAGGGGGAACTTAGTTTTTCCACAGGACCGGATAGTGactactttattttttatatagttCCTGTGAATATTATATGTCCTCAATTTGTTTGTGGGTCTAATGAAAAAGctgcacattttaattcattggCTATATGAGTGAGAAAGTAGACTgtggaaaaacacaaagataGGAAAGGATTTGAGAGTGTCGGTTAGCCACTGAACCTGAGATACATTATTTACAAACAACATTACACAAAAAAGGGGGAGATTGAAATGTTTAATGATTAGTAttgacagaaacatttttgGTCAGATGAAGTCCAACTTGTTTGCCAAAGAACTGACGGGGACAGGTTTATTATAGTTAACTATAACTAAACTAAAAGTACACGTGAAAAACGTTTtagctaaataaaataaagataaaaactagattttggaaaaaaataactgaaatgatTTTGTGAACTTTGAAcactaaaatgaaagaaaatgaaatatcctTAGTTTTGGTAATTGTTAGTTTGGTGAAATATTTTATTACTACTTGCCTGATGAGTTGTTAAAGATGTTAAAtcattctgtgtttttattacaaTACCTGTACTAATTTTCCTAAATATTGCCTCAGACACATGCACTCCATACAGTAGTAATTAAAATGACTAAAACATACACCGAAACtaatggaaaataaacaaaaagaaacattttcaaataataaaaactaaactgaaaaaataaaatccactcTGGAAACTAACTGACACTAAACAGTTTTTTCGTTTTTAAATCCAAAACGAAACATGTCATTGTAGTCTGTCTAACTTGTATGTACAGAAGTTCAATCAAAAATAATCCAATTATTTAAAGAGGATACAATATTGGAGTAAATGGGGTAACAAAAGCAAGTGAAATACACTGCAAATACAGACATGTCAAGTAAATAAAGTTCGAGGAACAATACTTGATTTGCAGTCCACTGATCTGTGTTGGCCATTGTACATTTTTAGTACATTTATCACACAAAAGGTTTGAATTCCAGCAGAACTTAAATAAGCAGCAGCCAATTTTCATGCTGGATGTCTGTGACTAACAATGTCTGTTTGGAAGCACTAGATGGCAACATTTACTTGTGCTTGGTCCGAGAATGCTGCAGAAGGAATACTTTTCAGAAGCTTGTTGTTAGCTGTTGTTTGTCTCGCAGAACTTAACTTTTtactatttcctttttttttatagcaTACACTAAAGTGTATTTCAGACAAATGAAGATATCTGACATTTTGTCTTCCATCTTCCCCCCTCTTTCAGGATTCTGACCCAGCTCTGATGATAGCGATCAGCTTCACTGTTGTGTGTAATCATAGCAGGATATGATATGGATGAAACAGTGCTATCAGGAGAGGAAGCCATTGAGGAGAAAGTGGCTGAAAATGACATCAGTGGGCAAGTGCATACAGATGATGTGGAAATGGAGGAAACTGCAGGAGACTCGCCCAGTGCTGCTGAGCTCGATGAAGCAGATGAAGAAGTCACTGAGAGACCAAGTCCGAATTCTGCACCTAAAGACGGCGACAACCTCTGCACAGTTTGTGGCTTCTCAGCCAAATGCCCGAGATCACTGAAGATCCACTTTGCACGAAAGCACGGAAAGATGTCTGACAAAGCTGCAAAGCCTTTGGAGAAAAGTGCAAATATCTCTAATGTGAGTCCTGCTGAAATCCAGCAGGAGGCAGACATGGAGGCAGAGAGTGGCGCTGAGGTTAAACAGGAACAAGATTCTGATCGTGATGAACTGAGATCAGTCGCAAGTGACAAAGGCATAAACATGAAGGATGTAACTGAAAAGCAAAGTGTATTAGACAAACAGCAGGTAGAGCAAGAAGGAACAATCTCTACACAAGAGAGAAGAGTGAGCAAGCGAATCCCAAAACCCAAGATTATTCATTCCTGCAATTACTGTGGGCAAGAGTTTAGGGACAAGGCTCCTCTAGATGTTCACATCCAGAGATACCACACCAAAGACACCCCGTATACATGTGAGTATATCCTGTTCTCCACAGTTCTAAGCCCTTACATTACATGTGAATTAAGCATTGGGTTAATATAATATTTGTAATAGGTAGTAGAATAAAAAATGTGcccgtcttttttttttcttttaatttttatttaacaattgTATCTCTGAACTGTCTTTCAGTTGATGCTGATGAAAGCATAGATGACAGGGAGGAGGCTGTGGATCCTGGCAGTAGCATGAAGGCTACTTCAACACGAGTGACACCCAAACGCACCCTCAGCAGGTTCCAGCTGAAGTGTGCAAACTGTGATTTTAGGGTCAGCACAGCTACGCTGCTGGAGAACCATGCTCGTGTCAAACACCTTGACCAGGACTGGTACCGTTGCAAATTGTGCAACTTTCTTTCTGCCACATCTGAGTGGATGGATTCTCACCTGTCCTCAGATAGCCACatgcagcagcaggagaaagAAAGCAAGAGCTCAAAATCTGAAGTATATGTCGACAGGGTAAGCAGAGATGGTGCTGGAGATGGTGCTGTTATAGATGACGTAGCTCAGATGCTCGGGGGAGAAGGGTTAGATACGTTGACAGGAGGAGAACAGGAAACCGACGAGGCAGCTGAAGCTGCCAAAGCCGTGTTAGCTGAGGAGGAAGAGTTAGAGCTGGGACCTCCCAgtaagaaaagaggaagaccaaaGCAAGGCTCCACAACCACATGTGGATACTGTGGCCTGGTGGTGTCCAACGCCACCAACCTCAGTGTTCATGTTCGCCGTAAACACAGCAAAGATTATGGCTACAGCTGCACTCTGTGCAACTACAGCTGTGTGACCAAAGGAGACATGGATCGTCACTGTTTAACAAAGAAGCATGTTAGACGTGCACAAGAATGCACAAGTAAGAACCCAATCACAAATCACATAAGTACATCAATTCAGGAAACCAAGGAGCCGAATACCACCGTAGAGACCACCGGCACAGAGGAAGAATCTGATGACACAGCTTCCAAAGAACACGGTGGAGACGAGCAAACTCAGCCAGAGGCAAAccagaaaaaaagtaaatatgacTCTGTCAATGCCTGCAGCCTCTGTGATTTTGTTGCTCAATCTATTCCGTCCCTCCATCTTCACGTCAAGAGAAAACACACCAGAGATTTTGAGTATGTCTGTTTAGCGTGCAGTTACTATGCTGTAACAAGCAGGGAAATGTCCCGCCATGcaagcacagagaaacacaagcagaaaagtcagaaatatcTGGAACAAAAAGGGAGCGAAGGACAAAGAGCCTTAGCACTCCCTCTAAAGCTGAACGATATCACGGAGCTTCCTGCGGCAAATTCTAACCCTGAATGTGAATCTGTGAGTCCCGCAGAAGTGTCTGAATCCTGTCCCATAGACAGTCAATCTATGGAAGGCCAGAATACACCTGCGCCCTGTGTCACCACAGAGCTGGTTAATAATGTGCTTGTAGGTGGAGATGAGAAGCAAGCAAATGCAATTACATCTCCTGCTTGTGGTGAACCAGAGATGACCATTGAAGCGACTGAGCTAACAGCAGATTCTGAAGCCCAGCAGGATGAAGAATGTCAGCTTTCAGTCTCTGAGTTGGCACAGCCAGAGAGCCAGGAACAAGAGGGTAAACAAGCAGATGATGAACATTTAAAGGTAGACGTTATGACTAGAGACACACAAATGTCCAAAGCCCTTCCCTTTGATGCCTGTATTGTATCTGTGAAGTTCCTAGCTGAGCAGGAGCAGGCTGCACAGGAAGGTCTGTCTCTGGAAGGTGAAGCCACCATGATATGTTTGACTGGAGGATCACCAGTGACCTCTGGCTTAGTGTCTCCCAGCTCCGCATACGTCAAGAAGCTCAAACCCAAGGAAGCAAAGGTGAGGGAGGAAACCAAAGGAAGCAACTCTCGCATACGCTGCGAGGACTGCGGATTTATGGCGGATGGCATCAGCGGCCTCAACGTCCACATCTCGATGAAGCATCCTTCCAAGGAGAGGCATTTCCACTGTTTGGTCTGCGGCAAATCCTTCTACACCGAGAGCAACCTGCACCAGCACCTGACCAGCGCTGCCCACCTTCGCAACGAGCAGAACAGTGTGGAGGAGCTGCCCGAAGGGGGCGCAAGCTTCAAGTGTGTCAAGTGCACGGATCGATTTGAATCAGAGCAGGATCTGTTTTATCACATCAAGGAGAAACACGAGGAGCTCCTGAGGGAGGTCAACAAGTACGTGCTGGAGGACACGGAGCAGATCAACCGCGAACGGGAGGAGAACCAGGGCAACGTGTGCAAATACTGTGGCAAGGTGTGCAAGAGCAGCAACTCTATGGCCTTCCTGGCACACATTCGCACTCACACCGGTACGTACGATTGCTTTCTTGAACTGTTCCTTCTCCCTCTTTTTTGGACCTTGTTCCCATACAGTGAATATGCATCAATGcagcatgtttgtttttctgtataaAAGCAAGCCACAGCtattattcttcttttttacttGCGCTATTAAAAACAAGGGCACATTAATGAGGCACCTGCAGCCCACAGTGAGTTTGCTAAAACATTACATGACAACATAGTTTTAGGAAGGTGCTCATAATCCTTTGTATATCCTTTGTAAACCTCATTTTTACTGCAAATATTGAAATTATTAACTTGGTAATGCATATTTTAAGTGCTTGGCATTGcaatttatccatttatttcCGCTTAGAAAGC is a window encoding:
- the znf407 gene encoding zinc finger protein 407, whose translation is MDETVLSGEEAIEEKVAENDISGQVHTDDVEMEETAGDSPSAAELDEADEEVTERPSPNSAPKDGDNLCTVCGFSAKCPRSLKIHFARKHGKMSDKAAKPLEKSANISNVSPAEIQQEADMEAESGAEVKQEQDSDRDELRSVASDKGINMKDVTEKQSVLDKQQVEQEGTISTQERRVSKRIPKPKIIHSCNYCGQEFRDKAPLDVHIQRYHTKDTPYTFDADESIDDREEAVDPGSSMKATSTRVTPKRTLSRFQLKCANCDFRVSTATLLENHARVKHLDQDWYRCKLCNFLSATSEWMDSHLSSDSHMQQQEKESKSSKSEVYVDRVSRDGAGDGAVIDDVAQMLGGEGLDTLTGGEQETDEAAEAAKAVLAEEEELELGPPSKKRGRPKQGSTTTCGYCGLVVSNATNLSVHVRRKHSKDYGYSCTLCNYSCVTKGDMDRHCLTKKHVRRAQECTSKNPITNHISTSIQETKEPNTTVETTGTEEESDDTASKEHGGDEQTQPEANQKKSKYDSVNACSLCDFVAQSIPSLHLHVKRKHTRDFEYVCLACSYYAVTSREMSRHASTEKHKQKSQKYLEQKGSEGQRALALPLKLNDITELPAANSNPECESVSPAEVSESCPIDSQSMEGQNTPAPCVTTELVNNVLVGGDEKQANAITSPACGEPEMTIEATELTADSEAQQDEECQLSVSELAQPESQEQEGKQADDEHLKVDVMTRDTQMSKALPFDACIVSVKFLAEQEQAAQEGLSLEGEATMICLTGGSPVTSGLVSPSSAYVKKLKPKEAKVREETKGSNSRIRCEDCGFMADGISGLNVHISMKHPSKERHFHCLVCGKSFYTESNLHQHLTSAAHLRNEQNSVEELPEGGASFKCVKCTDRFESEQDLFYHIKEKHEELLREVNKYVLEDTEQINREREENQGNVCKYCGKVCKSSNSMAFLAHIRTHTGSKPFMCKICNFATAQLGDARNHVKRHLGMREYKCDICGWAFVMKKHLSTHLLGKHGVGQRKERKFECELCERSFSEKWALNNHMKLHSGEKPYKCAWPSCHYAFLNLSAMKDHYRTHTGEKSYLCDLCGFAGGTRHALTKHRRQHTGERPFKCKLCNFASTTQSHLSRHKRVHTGEKPYRCPWCDYRSNCAENIRKHILHTGKHEGVKMYNCPKCNYATNSPMEFRNHLKDNHPDIENPDLAYLHAGIVSKSFECRLKGQGATFVEAEAMGSPLHRKDSSELPGHDEIQQVIIIQGYGDGEVAIDQTLEESAAATLQTLAMAGQVAEVLHITEDGQVIASGREVASAGAHLAGGSTQYVVLESGEARKEFQAVARGGVAVAAAAGQSHIVSESSTALDALLSAVSEMGHQEEIQGEAAIVHEVLTPEIAEAVQSEVQGEVKQEGEEQVQVIQGTGQEDMQEVLQLAASQMMKEGLTQVIVNDEGTHYIVTELDNCTLQVEGEVYGEAGTGDGEVHQAEQQTGEEIVVYLD